Proteins encoded in a region of the Drosophila sechellia strain sech25 chromosome 2L, ASM438219v1, whole genome shotgun sequence genome:
- the LOC6618179 gene encoding uncharacterized protein LOC6618179 isoform X1, whose protein sequence is MQMRLHLVRFMFINLLLSCCFWLYDNVAAADSQIPSSDGDSVKDAARKTNIEPEEPATPPRPEPPPPPLRDGAGVLLPSPQEAAPFFATSSSSSAPVPQTGNRPISGDTSVPVKELPALSDQQRANSHSEYLSKIDLAADVGGSSTAQVPNNQLNYNKRSSAGKVHSFSESQQLEQPKQLEQEGPATGQPQAPELQEPPQPPQAEESFPEIITELPTVTITELPLDRVKNRLDSVILDGSPATAGNHSDEEQHQQQQPHEDQHMQVLEADEEVPQKDEQMPKINDPGGGIQVDGMITQEAASVGETQESSEELQPGSAAFNETEGTANLTNANEEVPMPVFSEWAQKQMEAEASREQAMELEQQVVNKSAQRKNNTGSSSGKPPTLKLRSKNYASPDCGAKIIAHNSESKHTEAVLTQSTDEYMLSTCESRIWFVVELCEAIQAQKVDVANYELFSSSPKNFTVAVSKRFPTRDWSNVGRFAAEDKRTIQTFELHPHLFGKFVRVDITSHYSNEHFCPLSLFRVFGTSEYEAFETEIRPSDDLDDFYDDYGAQEQKAAVGSGGNIFQSASDAVMQMVKKAAEVLVKPTKALKWSEESELCQTPAFESYSCSNCNATLVERINSLLSCQFQQLQALLSLSHLRSDLLNSRVCHEEFGISLTGSEFASKMGKEQSYFLSMLPAEHLGAMCKLIQAEQNVTDQNHTKAPSLKQHVSSPEPVQDNATATGVRQDCENSKERQSRKTPTKEPLTPSLEVVVPEVSQEVPSLEDQSSTSSETVSTKNSTPADVNIFNMPSESEEVVKVQLPPEPTLPTTLQPSDVESFTDAPSTNALRASSEANGDLGMEEGNPANWDGIDNLLTTTVASITAGGGAAAAAAAVVNGNGNIGGAGVVGAGGPASVSSVNMQQKLTNGAQSESVFIRLSNRIKALERNMSLSGQYLEELSRRYKKQVEELQQTLTQQTLTVRQLEDQSRRYVEQEQLYQQHSAELAGEVRALSYQVQACILVIIIVGTCIFLMLVLGTVYYRKLRRQQQQLLKKDQADHPPVAAKPKLDRRKSYEQMPNQSTPKQRRPSEEAMLILKECGDSNMQELDPPSRQRKISVCYGSNNNIAANMAIANTNGGASVRNSLHRRKGAKHSWHSSLDTTETTCGEQTDKFFDVDTLKSIKQSCGKPGKKKSHQQLKPLSLKRQESAPATYTPDLQGEEPATQSDFDESLMLDDDDLANFIPTSDLAYNEFMPEGPSGYQIVDTVDGKPGKEPGTKKSRRLSSPAFFKSPFSKSKNKGYSFNGVKNSHSVHEPTSWEWYRLKRSEKHQQQQQAKLASKSLPSASLDSSSLSEVNFPLNSSTAQNSFRILGEAILSSGEGRITPNGNGNAMSGGLASSSSGSGSGGSTTSSTTKKKQRALNNLFRKAFDF, encoded by the exons ATGCAAATGCGTCTGCACTTGGTGCGCTTTATGTTCATAAATCTGCTGCTGAG CTGCTGTTTCTGGTTGTACGACAATGTGGCAGCTGCAGACTCACAAATCCCAAGCAGCGATGGCGACTCAGTCAAGGATGCAGCTCGGAAAACCAACATAGAACCCGAGGAACCGGCGACGCCTCCAAGGCCGGAACCTCCGCCCCCGCCACTCCGCGACGGAGCTGGAGTTCTGTTGCCCTCTCCACAGGAAGCCGCGCCCTTCTTTGCcacatcctcctcctcctccgccccGGTGCCTCAAACTGGCAATCGGCCAATATCCGGGGACACGTCAGTGCCTGTGAAGGAGCTGCCCGCGCTATCTGACCAGCAGCGGGCCAATAGCCATAGTGAATATCTTAGTAAAATCGATTTAGCCGCTGATGTGGGTGGCTCATCCACCGCCCAAGTGCCAAAtaatcaattaaattataataagcgTAGCAGTGCCGGGAAAGTGCATAGTTTTAGTGAATCGCAGCAATTAGAGCAACCAAAGCAATTGGAGCAGGAGGGGCCGGCGACGGGGCAGCCGCAAGCGCCGGAGCTGCAGGAACCACCACAACCACCGCAGGCGGAAGAAAG CTTTCCCGAGATCATAACGGAGCTGCCGACTGTCACAATAACTGAACTCCCGCTGGATCGAGTTAAAAACCGCCTGGATTCGGTTATCCTGGACGGATCCCCGGCCACAGCCGGAAACCATAGCGATGaggagcagcatcagcagcagcaacctcATGAGGACCAACACATGCAAGTGCTGGAGGCTGACGAGGAAGTTCCTCAAAAAG ATGAGCAAATGCCGAAGATAAACGATCCCGGCGGAGGCATTCAAGTGGATGGAATGATCACACAAGAAGCTGCGTCAGTGGGCGAAACCCAAGAGAGCAGCGAGGAGTTGCAGCCCGGATCAGCTGCATTCAATGAGACAGAGGGCACTGCCAACCTGACGAATGCCAACGAGGAAGTGCCCATGCCAGTGTTTTCCGAGTGGGCGCAGAAGCAAATGGAGGCGGAGGCCAGCAGGGAGCAGGCCATGGAGTTGGAGCAGCAGGTGGTAAATAAGTCCGCCCAACGCAAGAACAACACTGGATCTTCCAGTGGAAAGCCGCCGACACTGAAGCTGCGCTCCAAGAACTACGCCTCGCCGGACTGCGGAGCCAAGATCATCGCACACAATTCGGAGTCCAAGCATACGGAGGCTGTGCTAACCCAATCCACCGATGAGTACATGCTGAGTACTTGCGAAAGTCGGATTTGGTTCGTGGTGGAGCTATGCGAGGCCATTCAGGCGCAGAAGGTGGACGTGGCTAACTATGAGCTGTTCAGTTCGTCCCCCAAAAACTTTACGGTGGCCGTCTCGAAGCGATTCCCCACCCGAGACTGGAGCAATGTGGGACGCTTTGCGGCGGAGGACAAGCGAACAATTCAGACTTTTGAGCTTCATCCTCACTTATTTGGAAAATTCGTGCGCGTCGATATCACCTCGCACTACTCCAATGAGCACTTTTGTCCGCTTTCGTTGTTCCGAGTATTTGGCACCTCCGAGTACGAGGCTTTCGAAACGGAAATCCGACCAAGCGATGACCTGGACGATTTCTACGATGACTACGGCGCTCAAGAACAGAAGGCAGCCGtgggcagtggtggcaacatcTTTCAAAGCGCCTCGGATGCAGTGATGCAAATGGTCAAGAAGGCCGCAGAGGTTCTCGTAAAGCCCACAAAGGCTCTGAAGTGGTCAGAGGAATCGGAGCTCTGTCAAACGCCAGCATTTGAATCCTACAGCTGTAGCAATTGTAATGCCACCCTGGTAGAGAGGATTAACAGTCTTTTGTCCTGCCAGTTCCAGCAGCTGCAGGCGCTCCTCAGTCTTAGTCACTTACGGTCAGATCTTTTAAACAGTCGCGTGTGCCACGAGGAGTTCGGCATAAGCCTTACGGGCTCGGAGTTCGCAAGTAAAATGGGCAAGGAGCAGAGCTATTTCCTCAGTATGTTGCCTGCGGAGCACTTGGGAGCCATGTGTAAACTGATTCAGGCGGAGCAGAATGTGACTGACCAAAACCATACAAAGGCGCCTTCTCTGAAGCAACACGTCAGCTCACCAGAACCAGTGCAGGATAACGCCACTGCTACGGGTGTTCGTCAGGATTGTGAGAACAGTAAGGAACGCCAGTCGAGAAAAACGCCCACAAAGGAACCGCTAACACCAAGTCTTGAGGTTGTGGTGCCCGAGGTAAGCCAAGAAGTGCCTTCATTGGAAGACCAGTCGTCGACCTCCAGCGAAACAGTCTCCACAAAGAACTCCACGCCTGCCGACGTCAATATATTCAATATGCCGTCGGAATCTGAGGAAGTGGTTAAAGTGCAGCTTCCTCCGGAGCCAACACTTCCAACAACCTTGCAGCCCAGCGATGTGGAATCTTTCACTGACGCTCCTAGCACAAATGCACTCCGTGCCTCTAGTGAAGCGAACGGAGATCTGGGTATGGAGGAGGGTAATCCGGCTAACTGGGACGGCATTGACAACCTACTGACCACGACGGTGGCTTCGATAACCGCTGGCGGAGGTGCAGCTGCCGCTGCAGCCGCCGTGGTGAACGGAAACGGCAACATCGGAGGAGCCGGCGTTGTCGGAGCAGGAGGACCAGCCAGTGTATCCAGTGTTAACATGCAGCAGAAGCTGACGAATGGAGCCCAGTCGGAGAGTGTGTTCATCAGGCTCTCCAATCGCATAAAG GCGCTCGAACGAAACATGTCGCTTTCTGGACAATACCTGGAGGAGCTCTCGAGGCGCTACAAGAAGCAAGtggaggagctgcagcagACGCTGACACAACAGACGCTCACGGTGCGCCAACTGGAGGATCAAAGCAGGCGGTACGTagagcaggagcagctgtACCAGCAGCACAGCGCGGAGTTGGCCGGCGAGGTGAGGGCATTGTCGTACCAGGTGCAGGCCTGCATCCTGGTCATCATCATTGTGGGCACCTGCATCTTCCTGATGCTCGTCCTGGGAACTGTATACTATCGCAAGCTGcgacgccagcaacaacagctaCTGAAGAAGgaccaggcggaccatccacCTGTGGCTGCAAAACCGAAACTGGATCGCCGTAAGTCCTATGAACAGATGCCAAATCAAAGCACACCCAAGCAACGGCGTCCAAGTGAGGAGGCCATGCTCATTCTGAAGGAGTGCGGGGACAGCAACATGCAGGAGCTGGATCCACCAAGCCGGCAGCGCAAAATTTCAGTTTGCTatggcagcaacaataacataGCCGCCAACATGGCGATTGCCAACACAAATGGCGGTGCAAGTGTCCGAAATTCTCTGCACAGGCGAAAGGGAGCCAAGCACTCGTGGCACAGCAGTCTGGATACCACGGAGACGACCTGCGGCGAGCAAACGGACAAGTTCTTCGATGTGG ACACGCTTAAAAGCATAAAGCAAAGCTGCGGTAAGCCGGGCAAGAAGAAATCCCATCAGCAACTGAAACCATTGAGTCTTAAGCGCCAGGAATCCGCGCCAGCCACCTATACGCCGGATTTGCAAGGTGAAGAACCAGCCACACAGAGCGACTTCGACGAGAGCCTGATGCTTGACGATGATGATCTAGCTAACTTTATACCCACCAGCGATTTGGCCTACAATGAGTTTATGCCAGAAGGACCCTCGGGCTATCAGATTGTGGACACCGTAGACGGAAAACCTGGCAAAGAGCCAGGCACCAAGAAATCGAGACGCCTGTCCTCGCCGGCATTCTTTAAGTCTCCCTTTAGCAAGAGCAAAAACAAGGGCTACAGCTTTAATGGCGTCAAAAACAGCCATTCGGTGCACGAGCCCACATCCTGGGAGTGGTACCGCCTCAAGCGAAGCGAaaagcaccagcagcaacagcaggcgaAGTTGGCCAGCAAGAGTCTGCCCAGCGCTAGCCTGGACAGCTCGTCGCTGTCGGAGGTAAACTTTCCACTTAACTCCAGCACCGCACAGAATTCGTTTCGCATACTGGGCGAGGCCATTCTGTCCTCCGGGGAGGGACGCATCACCCCGAATGGGAATGGCAACGCAATGTCTGGTGGTCTGGCAAGCAGCAgtagtggaagtggcagtggtggcagcACCACCTCATCCACCACCAAGAAGAAGCAGCGCGCCCTTAACAACCTCTTTCGCAAGGCCTTCGATTTTTAA
- the LOC6618179 gene encoding uncharacterized protein LOC6618179 isoform X2, whose product MNVRKMLLQFVMKFICCELKKLKTNLVMFLIFFWIIWFSQIIAISTVFMSFPEIITELPTVTITELPLDRVKNRLDSVILDGSPATAGNHSDEEQHQQQQPHEDQHMQVLEADEEVPQKDEQMPKINDPGGGIQVDGMITQEAASVGETQESSEELQPGSAAFNETEGTANLTNANEEVPMPVFSEWAQKQMEAEASREQAMELEQQVVNKSAQRKNNTGSSSGKPPTLKLRSKNYASPDCGAKIIAHNSESKHTEAVLTQSTDEYMLSTCESRIWFVVELCEAIQAQKVDVANYELFSSSPKNFTVAVSKRFPTRDWSNVGRFAAEDKRTIQTFELHPHLFGKFVRVDITSHYSNEHFCPLSLFRVFGTSEYEAFETEIRPSDDLDDFYDDYGAQEQKAAVGSGGNIFQSASDAVMQMVKKAAEVLVKPTKALKWSEESELCQTPAFESYSCSNCNATLVERINSLLSCQFQQLQALLSLSHLRSDLLNSRVCHEEFGISLTGSEFASKMGKEQSYFLSMLPAEHLGAMCKLIQAEQNVTDQNHTKAPSLKQHVSSPEPVQDNATATGVRQDCENSKERQSRKTPTKEPLTPSLEVVVPEVSQEVPSLEDQSSTSSETVSTKNSTPADVNIFNMPSESEEVVKVQLPPEPTLPTTLQPSDVESFTDAPSTNALRASSEANGDLGMEEGNPANWDGIDNLLTTTVASITAGGGAAAAAAAVVNGNGNIGGAGVVGAGGPASVSSVNMQQKLTNGAQSESVFIRLSNRIKALERNMSLSGQYLEELSRRYKKQVEELQQTLTQQTLTVRQLEDQSRRYVEQEQLYQQHSAELAGEVRALSYQVQACILVIIIVGTCIFLMLVLGTVYYRKLRRQQQQLLKKDQADHPPVAAKPKLDRRKSYEQMPNQSTPKQRRPSEEAMLILKECGDSNMQELDPPSRQRKISVCYGSNNNIAANMAIANTNGGASVRNSLHRRKGAKHSWHSSLDTTETTCGEQTDKFFDVDTLKSIKQSCGKPGKKKSHQQLKPLSLKRQESAPATYTPDLQGEEPATQSDFDESLMLDDDDLANFIPTSDLAYNEFMPEGPSGYQIVDTVDGKPGKEPGTKKSRRLSSPAFFKSPFSKSKNKGYSFNGVKNSHSVHEPTSWEWYRLKRSEKHQQQQQAKLASKSLPSASLDSSSLSEVNFPLNSSTAQNSFRILGEAILSSGEGRITPNGNGNAMSGGLASSSSGSGSGGSTTSSTTKKKQRALNNLFRKAFDF is encoded by the exons ATGAATGTAAGAAAAATGCTGCTACAGTTCGTTATGAAGTTCATTTGTTGTGAGTTGAAAAAGCTTAAAACCAACCTGGTCATGTTTCTAATATTCTTCTGGATCATATGGTTCTCCCAAATAATAGCCATATCAACGGTGTTCATGAG CTTTCCCGAGATCATAACGGAGCTGCCGACTGTCACAATAACTGAACTCCCGCTGGATCGAGTTAAAAACCGCCTGGATTCGGTTATCCTGGACGGATCCCCGGCCACAGCCGGAAACCATAGCGATGaggagcagcatcagcagcagcaacctcATGAGGACCAACACATGCAAGTGCTGGAGGCTGACGAGGAAGTTCCTCAAAAAG ATGAGCAAATGCCGAAGATAAACGATCCCGGCGGAGGCATTCAAGTGGATGGAATGATCACACAAGAAGCTGCGTCAGTGGGCGAAACCCAAGAGAGCAGCGAGGAGTTGCAGCCCGGATCAGCTGCATTCAATGAGACAGAGGGCACTGCCAACCTGACGAATGCCAACGAGGAAGTGCCCATGCCAGTGTTTTCCGAGTGGGCGCAGAAGCAAATGGAGGCGGAGGCCAGCAGGGAGCAGGCCATGGAGTTGGAGCAGCAGGTGGTAAATAAGTCCGCCCAACGCAAGAACAACACTGGATCTTCCAGTGGAAAGCCGCCGACACTGAAGCTGCGCTCCAAGAACTACGCCTCGCCGGACTGCGGAGCCAAGATCATCGCACACAATTCGGAGTCCAAGCATACGGAGGCTGTGCTAACCCAATCCACCGATGAGTACATGCTGAGTACTTGCGAAAGTCGGATTTGGTTCGTGGTGGAGCTATGCGAGGCCATTCAGGCGCAGAAGGTGGACGTGGCTAACTATGAGCTGTTCAGTTCGTCCCCCAAAAACTTTACGGTGGCCGTCTCGAAGCGATTCCCCACCCGAGACTGGAGCAATGTGGGACGCTTTGCGGCGGAGGACAAGCGAACAATTCAGACTTTTGAGCTTCATCCTCACTTATTTGGAAAATTCGTGCGCGTCGATATCACCTCGCACTACTCCAATGAGCACTTTTGTCCGCTTTCGTTGTTCCGAGTATTTGGCACCTCCGAGTACGAGGCTTTCGAAACGGAAATCCGACCAAGCGATGACCTGGACGATTTCTACGATGACTACGGCGCTCAAGAACAGAAGGCAGCCGtgggcagtggtggcaacatcTTTCAAAGCGCCTCGGATGCAGTGATGCAAATGGTCAAGAAGGCCGCAGAGGTTCTCGTAAAGCCCACAAAGGCTCTGAAGTGGTCAGAGGAATCGGAGCTCTGTCAAACGCCAGCATTTGAATCCTACAGCTGTAGCAATTGTAATGCCACCCTGGTAGAGAGGATTAACAGTCTTTTGTCCTGCCAGTTCCAGCAGCTGCAGGCGCTCCTCAGTCTTAGTCACTTACGGTCAGATCTTTTAAACAGTCGCGTGTGCCACGAGGAGTTCGGCATAAGCCTTACGGGCTCGGAGTTCGCAAGTAAAATGGGCAAGGAGCAGAGCTATTTCCTCAGTATGTTGCCTGCGGAGCACTTGGGAGCCATGTGTAAACTGATTCAGGCGGAGCAGAATGTGACTGACCAAAACCATACAAAGGCGCCTTCTCTGAAGCAACACGTCAGCTCACCAGAACCAGTGCAGGATAACGCCACTGCTACGGGTGTTCGTCAGGATTGTGAGAACAGTAAGGAACGCCAGTCGAGAAAAACGCCCACAAAGGAACCGCTAACACCAAGTCTTGAGGTTGTGGTGCCCGAGGTAAGCCAAGAAGTGCCTTCATTGGAAGACCAGTCGTCGACCTCCAGCGAAACAGTCTCCACAAAGAACTCCACGCCTGCCGACGTCAATATATTCAATATGCCGTCGGAATCTGAGGAAGTGGTTAAAGTGCAGCTTCCTCCGGAGCCAACACTTCCAACAACCTTGCAGCCCAGCGATGTGGAATCTTTCACTGACGCTCCTAGCACAAATGCACTCCGTGCCTCTAGTGAAGCGAACGGAGATCTGGGTATGGAGGAGGGTAATCCGGCTAACTGGGACGGCATTGACAACCTACTGACCACGACGGTGGCTTCGATAACCGCTGGCGGAGGTGCAGCTGCCGCTGCAGCCGCCGTGGTGAACGGAAACGGCAACATCGGAGGAGCCGGCGTTGTCGGAGCAGGAGGACCAGCCAGTGTATCCAGTGTTAACATGCAGCAGAAGCTGACGAATGGAGCCCAGTCGGAGAGTGTGTTCATCAGGCTCTCCAATCGCATAAAG GCGCTCGAACGAAACATGTCGCTTTCTGGACAATACCTGGAGGAGCTCTCGAGGCGCTACAAGAAGCAAGtggaggagctgcagcagACGCTGACACAACAGACGCTCACGGTGCGCCAACTGGAGGATCAAAGCAGGCGGTACGTagagcaggagcagctgtACCAGCAGCACAGCGCGGAGTTGGCCGGCGAGGTGAGGGCATTGTCGTACCAGGTGCAGGCCTGCATCCTGGTCATCATCATTGTGGGCACCTGCATCTTCCTGATGCTCGTCCTGGGAACTGTATACTATCGCAAGCTGcgacgccagcaacaacagctaCTGAAGAAGgaccaggcggaccatccacCTGTGGCTGCAAAACCGAAACTGGATCGCCGTAAGTCCTATGAACAGATGCCAAATCAAAGCACACCCAAGCAACGGCGTCCAAGTGAGGAGGCCATGCTCATTCTGAAGGAGTGCGGGGACAGCAACATGCAGGAGCTGGATCCACCAAGCCGGCAGCGCAAAATTTCAGTTTGCTatggcagcaacaataacataGCCGCCAACATGGCGATTGCCAACACAAATGGCGGTGCAAGTGTCCGAAATTCTCTGCACAGGCGAAAGGGAGCCAAGCACTCGTGGCACAGCAGTCTGGATACCACGGAGACGACCTGCGGCGAGCAAACGGACAAGTTCTTCGATGTGG ACACGCTTAAAAGCATAAAGCAAAGCTGCGGTAAGCCGGGCAAGAAGAAATCCCATCAGCAACTGAAACCATTGAGTCTTAAGCGCCAGGAATCCGCGCCAGCCACCTATACGCCGGATTTGCAAGGTGAAGAACCAGCCACACAGAGCGACTTCGACGAGAGCCTGATGCTTGACGATGATGATCTAGCTAACTTTATACCCACCAGCGATTTGGCCTACAATGAGTTTATGCCAGAAGGACCCTCGGGCTATCAGATTGTGGACACCGTAGACGGAAAACCTGGCAAAGAGCCAGGCACCAAGAAATCGAGACGCCTGTCCTCGCCGGCATTCTTTAAGTCTCCCTTTAGCAAGAGCAAAAACAAGGGCTACAGCTTTAATGGCGTCAAAAACAGCCATTCGGTGCACGAGCCCACATCCTGGGAGTGGTACCGCCTCAAGCGAAGCGAaaagcaccagcagcaacagcaggcgaAGTTGGCCAGCAAGAGTCTGCCCAGCGCTAGCCTGGACAGCTCGTCGCTGTCGGAGGTAAACTTTCCACTTAACTCCAGCACCGCACAGAATTCGTTTCGCATACTGGGCGAGGCCATTCTGTCCTCCGGGGAGGGACGCATCACCCCGAATGGGAATGGCAACGCAATGTCTGGTGGTCTGGCAAGCAGCAgtagtggaagtggcagtggtggcagcACCACCTCATCCACCACCAAGAAGAAGCAGCGCGCCCTTAACAACCTCTTTCGCAAGGCCTTCGATTTTTAA